The following proteins are encoded in a genomic region of Liolophura sinensis isolate JHLJ2023 chromosome 7, CUHK_Ljap_v2, whole genome shotgun sequence:
- the LOC135469702 gene encoding uncharacterized protein LOC135469702 — protein MTYSDISLTDIIQMTYSYISLTDIIQMTYSYIGLTDIIQMTYSYISLTDIIQMTYSYIGLTDIVWMTYSYIGLTDIIQMTYSYIGLTDIIQMRYSYISLTDIVWMTYSYISLTDIIQMTYSYISLTDIIQMTYSYISLTDIIQMTYSYIGLTDIVWMTYSYIGLTDIIQMTYSYIGLTDIIQMTYSYISLTDIVWMTYSYISLTDIV, from the coding sequence ATGACGTATTCTGACATCAGTCTGACTGACATCATACAGATGACGTATTCTTACATCAGTCTGACTGATATCATACAGATGACGTATTCTTACATCGGTCTGACTGATATCATACAGATGACGTATTCTTACATCAGTCTGACTGATATCATACAGATGACGTATTCTTACATCGGTCTGACTGACATCGTATGGATGACGTATTCTTACATCGGTCTGACTGACATCATACAGATGACGTATTCTTACATCGGTCTGACTGATATCATACAGATGAGGTATTCTTACATCAGTCTGACTGACATCGTATGGATGACGTATTCTTACATCAGTCTGACTGATATCATACAGATGACGTATTCTTACATCAGTCTGACTGATATCATACAGATGACGTATTCTTACATCAGTCTGACTGATATCATACAGATGACGTATTCTTACATCGGTCTGACTGACATCGTATGGATGACATATTCTTACATCGGTCTGACTGACATCATACAGATGACGTATTCTTACATCGGTCTGACTGATATCATACAGATGACGTATTCTTACATCAGTCTGACTGACATCGTATGGATGACGTATTCTTACATCAGTCTGACCGACATCGTATGA
- the LOC135470835 gene encoding zinc finger protein GLIS3-like, producing MNGRNSGQTPGGGGAVPNVGGGGAKMDIPTLRIQADTPLPSTSTRTTPVEKAGVQLPPLTSARSLVNGGKPTFPGEPASSSSHKHSYSPLTSSSNRIHALQHSQSNQRSVKIDPTSSYGPQCIGITPRTGNYGNQAQRICTVTSRVGTNGISLVASSLQQPTSHLLQTHTPTPSEVSSIRSSPRHTAPTPAMSVTSENARFSTPGGFNNGSGTQKTAFVEPAPVQQKMEWNPYKPLPALSSITNGSVTGSEYLSLTTPGSATSHGTTSLSPYLHLPETVSSQSGSSMASPRPSAQVRKRGLSVSPLSAEGLDISAIIRSSPNMLSLNGFLGSRGSSASLSPQTGPGTGCYGHLMRNGSSSPYSGSGSSGNRFLNLTPLSPNTLVKREQDFDAFSDCASMIQLEMQGNRQESGFMSNHMVAPKDQVHLLEQGYHDLNMNVNLHMNVNINGNLFDLPDSGMEQVSANPSSTSVSSTHFMRPPPSYAQALEQQHGQQRQQQQQQQQQHKCYLQQQHHQYHPHPQQHQQGHPHLHHSQQQASLHMQQNILHHVQQQHQQQQQQDQTQSQPLPVYSPAMALTTSNISNISNTPAIPNDETGEDESERQVCRWIDCNQVFPEQDELVRHIEKCHIDQRKGEDFTCFWSGCPRRYKPFNARYKLLIHMRVHSGEKPNKCTFEGCTKAFSRLENLKIHLRSHTGERPYLCTHAGCAKAFSNSSDRAKHQRTHLDTKPYACQIPGCSKRYTDPSSLRKHVKNHSQREQQQRKKLKTKEEGDFSPDMLNSCLTIQAIAARAEGSPMEHSDSGLGRSPHDSVPGTSSDIYPGVNFSSTHSSRSGTATGGSTNISNHQSPVSMRGSPMNTGTTLSVVDEANESGFSPNPPQMLTPGRRPMPNSFYNRLGHYNNANNQLPPPPPYNYHQGTAPQLYYSQQGNTQGFSQQYYQQRQANFLNNNNSSGHRLPNLIPIPTFEENLASLPSELMQRALSNGAGSYVDNSPQREFDALTAFGQLLPEEQQQQQQFLQLSAIDRCNSRLSAVYAEGST from the exons ATGAATGGACGGAATTCAGGTCAGACCCCTGGAGGCGGAGGAGCCGTGCCTaatgtggggggtgggggtgctAAGATGGACATCCCCACTCTCAGGATACAAGCAGACACCCCTTTGCCGTCCACCTCAACCCGTACAACCCCGGTGGAGAAGGCAGGGGTACAGCTACCCCCACTCACGTCTGCCCGCTCTCTTGTTAATGGGGGTAAACCCACCTTTCCCGGGGAGCCAGCCAGCAGCAGCAGCCACAAACACTCGTACTCTCCACTCACTAGCTCCTCCAATCGTATCCATGCTCTCCAGCACTCCCAAAGCAATCAACGTTCTGTCAAAATAG ACCCCACAAGCAGCTATGGCCCGCAGTGCATTGGTATCACTCCAAGGACTGGAAACTATGGAAACCAAGCTCAGCGCATCTGCACTGTCACTTCTAGAGTGGGCACCAATGGGATCAGTTTGGTGGCATCCAGTTTACAACAGCCCACCAGCCATTTGTTACAAACACACACTCCCACCCCCAGCGAAGTCTCCAGTATCCGATCCAGTCCTCGACACACTGCGCCCACTCCAGCCATGTCAGTCACATCAGAAAATGCCAGATTTTCTACACCTGGTGGCTTCAACAATGGTAGTGGGACACAGAAAACTGCCTTTGTGGAGCCAGCACCAGTGCAGCAGAAAATGGAGTGGAACCCATACAAACCATTACCTGCCTTAAGCTCCATAACAAATGGTTCTGTGACAGGAAGTGAATACCTGAGTCTAACCACCCCAGGGAGTGCCACCTCTCACGGAACCACCTCGCTTTCGCCATACCTGCACCTTCCTGAGACTGTGTCCTCTCAGTCTGGATCCAGCATGGCTAGCCCTCGTCCATCGGCTCAGGTGAGAAAACGTGGCTTGTCGGTTTCCCCGCTATCTGCTGAGGGACTTGACATATCCGCTATCATTCGTTCCTCTCCTAATATGTTGAGTCTAAACGGTTTCCTGGGTTCTCGAGGATCCTCCGCAAGTCTCTCCCCGCAAACTGGCCCAGGCACTGGCTGCTATGGACATCTCATGAGGAATGGATCCAGCAGTCCTTATTCTGGCTCCGGTTCATCAGGAAATCGCTTCCTCAACTTAACTCCTTTAAGCCCTAACACCCTGGTGAAAAGGGAGCAGGACTTTGATGCCTTCTCTGACTGTGCAAGCATGATACAGCTTGAGATGCAGGGCAACAGACAAGAATCCGGCTTCATGAGCAACCATATGGTGGCTCCAAAGGATCAGGTGCACCTACTGGAACAAGGATACCATGATCTGAACATGAATGTCAATCTCCACATGAACGTTAACATCAATGGGAATCTCTTTGATCTTCCCGACAGTGGGATGGAGCAGGTCTCAGCCAACCCATCCAGCACATCAGTGTCCAGCACCCACTTCATGCGCCCTCCTCCATCCTATGCACAAGCTCTGGAACAGCAACATGGTCAGCaacgtcaacaacaacaacaacaacagcagcagcataAGTGTTATCTTCAGCAGCAACATCACCAGTATCATCCTCATCCACAGCAGCATCAGCAAGGTCATCCACATCTTCACCATTCCCAGCAGCAGGCCTCTCTGCACATGCAGCAGAACATCCTAcatcatgtacaacaacaacatcaacaacaacaacagcaggacCAGACTCAGAGTCAGCCTCTGCCTGTGTACAGCCCTGCCATGGCTCTCACGACCAGCAACATCAGCAACATCAGCAACACTCCAGCCATTCCTAATGACGAGACTGGAGAGGATGAGTCGGAGAGACAAGTGTGCAGGTGGATTGACTGTAACCAAGTATTCCCTGAGCAGGATGAACTTGTGCGGCACATTGAGAAATGTCACATTGATCAGCGGAAAGGAGAGGACTTCACCTGTTTCTGGTCAGGCTGTCCTCGTCGTTACAAACCTTTCAACGCTCGCTACAAGCTTCTCATCCACATGAGGGTGCACTCCGGTGAGAAACCCAATAAGTGTACG tttgAAGGCTGTACCAAGGCATTTTCCCGTCTGGAGAACCTGAAGATCCACTTGCGCTCCCACACAGGGGAGCGGCCGTACCTGTGTACCCATGCTGGCTGTGCGAAGGCTTTCAGTAACTCCTCAGACCGCGCTAAACACCAGCGCACACATCTTGACACG AAACCATATGCGTGCCAGATACCAGGATGTAGCAAAAGATACACAGACCCCAGCTCTCTGAGGAAGCATGTGAAAAACCATAGTCAGcgagaacaacaacaacgcaagAAG TTAAAGACGAAGGAGGAGGGAGATTTCAGTCCGGATATGCTGAACAGTTGCCTGACGATACAGGCCATAGCAGCACGTGCTGAGGGATCCCCCATGGAGCACAGTGACAGCGGCCTGGGACGCTCCCCCCATGACTCCGTGCCCGGTACCTCCAGTGATATATACCCAG GTGTGAATTTCTCCAGTACTCATTCAAGTCGTAGCGGGACAGCGACTGGTGGCTCCACCAACATCAGCAATCACCAGTCCCCTGTCAGCATGCGTGGAAGTCCCATGAACACCGGTACAACACTTAGCGTCGTTGACGAGGCTAATGAGAG TGGGTTCTCGCCAAACCCTCCTCAAATGTTGACTCCAGGTCGACGCCCAATGCCGAATTCCTTCTATAACAGACTTGGTCATTATAACAATGCCAACAACCAGTTGCCTCCCCCTCCTCCGTACAATTACCACCAGGGGACAGCTCCACAGCTCTATTATTCTCAGCAGGGAAATACACAAG GTTTCAGCCAGCAATATTACCAGCAGAGACAAGCCAATTttctgaacaacaacaacagcagtggCCACAGATTGCCCAATCTGATTCCAATTCCAACATTTGAGGAAAATTTAGCGAGTCTACCAAGTGAATTAATGCAGAGAGCTTTATCAAATGGAGCTG GCTCTTATGTGGACAATTCACCGCAGCGAGAATTTGATGCTTTGACAGCCTTTGGACAGCTTCTTCctgaagaacaacaacaacaacaacagtttctCCAGCTCAGTGCTATTGACAGATGTAATAGCCGCTTGTCAGCTGTGTACGCTGAGGGATCTACTTGA